The Apis cerana isolate GH-2021 linkage group LG12, AcerK_1.0, whole genome shotgun sequence genome window below encodes:
- the LOC107998926 gene encoding F-box/LRR-repeat protein 4 isoform X2: MKNGNKLEYFLYYQDLEYYQEVYPIRISIYETYNPGSVIGIWAQNSEGKWYQLWNGFPQVVPHKPRIFSPYLQLCNFKTKVIRLEFNHTLLDYYTELDAVLLIGTSELIVPNNLHNQNLNDLSQELGYLKQSDDDIYNLTPDYLKANQDLIILKKTLSKHCKLFKSKVIDNVSKGKLISKIGQHYQSVPPIEEAFNSLQQFLQEDFPKLIRDIHHSIPNTTEQNNSVQKKFLVSSTDFENQSYCNFSILPDETVLKILKNLDLRSLCCLCRVNKHFNNIARDALLYTSLNLKPYWYCLDTAALNSLAPRCHYLQQLDLSWCGNYNMIKYQDFIYFLRISGTVLTHLRLNCCQFVNDSIILEISKVCKNLKELCLCNCMGITNEGFSKLENLKYLERLDLYRTSIETSTLCSILKRNTQMRHLNLAGMHDRLNIDEVAVELGNSCPYLESVDFWKAQTLTPQGVRALAHCTKLREVDFGWCGGMGAPGDSLRALLFSCRYLEKVFLAALRGLTDRDLEPLLLCQRLQQLDLLGARSLTPDICYGILLFCPKLEMIDLSFCEGINDFIVQEWRQQYPHVSIKRSFQVISSNII, encoded by the exons atgaaaaatggaaataaattagaatattttttatattatcaagatCTAGAATATTATCAAGAGGTATATCCAATTAGAATATCAATATATGAAACTTACAATCCTGGAAGTGTAATTGGGATTTGGGCACAAAATTCCGAAGGCAAGTGGTATCAATTATGGAATGGATTTCCTCAAGTTGTGCCACACAAGCCACGAATATTTTCTCCATATTTGCAGCTATGTAATTTTAAGACAAAAGTAATAAgattagaatttaatcataCTTTATTAGACTATTATACAGAATTAGATGCTGTATTACTTATTGGTACATCAGAATTAATTGTACCTAATAATTTGcacaatcaaaatttaaatgatcttTCACAAGAATTGGGATATCTTAAACAAAGTGATGatgacatttataatttaacacctgattatttaaaagcaaatcaagatttaataattcttaaaaaaacacTTTCTAAACActgtaaactttttaaaag TAAAGTAATAGATAATGTATCCAAGggtaaattaatatctaaaataggTCAACATTATCAATCTGTTCCTCCTATAGAAGAAGCATTCAACAGtttacaacaatttttacaagaagATTTTCCAAAACTTATTAGAGATATTCATCATTCAATACCAAATACTACTGAACAAAATAATTCTGtccagaaaaaatttttagtatcttcaactgattttgaaaatcaatcatattgcaatttttcaatacttccg gatgaaactgtattaaaaattttaaaaaatttagatttaagatCATTATGTTGTTTATGCAgagtaaataaacattttaataacattgcAAGAGATGCTTTGTTGTATACAAGTCTTAATTTAAAACCTTACTGGTATTGTTTAGATACAGCTGCATTAAATAGTTTAGCACCTAGGTGTCATTATTTGCAACAATTAGATCTTTCATGGTgtggaaattataatatgattaaatatcaagattttatatattttcttcgtatATCTGGAACTGTTTTGACACATTTAAGACTAAATTGCTGTCAATTTGTAAatgattctattattcttgaaatttcgaaagtatgtaagaatttaaaag aattatgttTGTGTAATTGTATGGGCATAACGAATGAAGGATTTTCAAagctcgaaaatttaaaatatctagaaCGTTTAGATCTTTACAGAACAAGCATAGAAACTTCTACATTatgttctattttaaaaagaaatactcaAATGCGTCACTTAAATTTAGCAGGAATGCATGACCgtttaaatatagatgaagTTGCTGTTGAGTTAGGAAATTCTTGTCCATATTTAGAAAGTGTAGATTTTTGGAAAGCACAAACTTTAACTCCACAGGGAGTTAGAGCTTTAGCTCACTGTACTAAACTTCGAGAAGTGGATTTTGGATGGTG tggTGGTATGGGTGCTCCTGGTGATTCCTTACgagcattattattttcatgtcGCTATCtggaaaaagtatttttagcAGCACTTAGAGGATTAACAGATCGTGATTTAGAACCACTTTTATTATGTCAACGATTACAACAATTGGATTTATTAGGAGCTCGTTCTCTTACTCCTGATATATgttatggaattttattattttgcccTAAATTAGAAATGATTGATCTTAGTTTTTGTGA
- the LOC107998926 gene encoding F-box/LRR-repeat protein 4 isoform X1 — MISHDEINIEVVPINGERIEGKEETVIFVEQFVKDVCDFSSQYGSNISISYTAYNIAGNPSKFPDYGDFPQAFVMRTYGQWWDKAPSRLIDYMPQNNINITSQDYIDLEYYQEVYPIRISIYETYNPGSVIGIWAQNSEGKWYQLWNGFPQVVPHKPRIFSPYLQLCNFKTKVIRLEFNHTLLDYYTELDAVLLIGTSELIVPNNLHNQNLNDLSQELGYLKQSDDDIYNLTPDYLKANQDLIILKKTLSKHCKLFKSKVIDNVSKGKLISKIGQHYQSVPPIEEAFNSLQQFLQEDFPKLIRDIHHSIPNTTEQNNSVQKKFLVSSTDFENQSYCNFSILPDETVLKILKNLDLRSLCCLCRVNKHFNNIARDALLYTSLNLKPYWYCLDTAALNSLAPRCHYLQQLDLSWCGNYNMIKYQDFIYFLRISGTVLTHLRLNCCQFVNDSIILEISKVCKNLKELCLCNCMGITNEGFSKLENLKYLERLDLYRTSIETSTLCSILKRNTQMRHLNLAGMHDRLNIDEVAVELGNSCPYLESVDFWKAQTLTPQGVRALAHCTKLREVDFGWCGGMGAPGDSLRALLFSCRYLEKVFLAALRGLTDRDLEPLLLCQRLQQLDLLGARSLTPDICYGILLFCPKLEMIDLSFCEGINDFIVQEWRQQYPHVSIKRSFQVISSNII; from the exons ATGATATCTCATGACGAGATAAATATTGAAGTAGTACCGATAAATGGAGAAAGAattgaaggaaaagaagaaactgtTATTTTTGTTGAACAATTTGTTAAAGATGTGTGTGATTTTAGTTCGCAATATGGAAGTAACATTAGTATTTCATATACAGCCTATAATATTGCTGGAAATCCAAGTAAATTTCCTGATTATGGTGATTTTCCACAAGCTTTTGTTAtg agaaCATATGGACAATGGTGGGATAAAGCACCTTCAagattaatagattatatgccacagaacaatataaatattactagcCAGGATTATATag atCTAGAATATTATCAAGAGGTATATCCAATTAGAATATCAATATATGAAACTTACAATCCTGGAAGTGTAATTGGGATTTGGGCACAAAATTCCGAAGGCAAGTGGTATCAATTATGGAATGGATTTCCTCAAGTTGTGCCACACAAGCCACGAATATTTTCTCCATATTTGCAGCTATGTAATTTTAAGACAAAAGTAATAAgattagaatttaatcataCTTTATTAGACTATTATACAGAATTAGATGCTGTATTACTTATTGGTACATCAGAATTAATTGTACCTAATAATTTGcacaatcaaaatttaaatgatcttTCACAAGAATTGGGATATCTTAAACAAAGTGATGatgacatttataatttaacacctgattatttaaaagcaaatcaagatttaataattcttaaaaaaacacTTTCTAAACActgtaaactttttaaaag TAAAGTAATAGATAATGTATCCAAGggtaaattaatatctaaaataggTCAACATTATCAATCTGTTCCTCCTATAGAAGAAGCATTCAACAGtttacaacaatttttacaagaagATTTTCCAAAACTTATTAGAGATATTCATCATTCAATACCAAATACTACTGAACAAAATAATTCTGtccagaaaaaatttttagtatcttcaactgattttgaaaatcaatcatattgcaatttttcaatacttccg gatgaaactgtattaaaaattttaaaaaatttagatttaagatCATTATGTTGTTTATGCAgagtaaataaacattttaataacattgcAAGAGATGCTTTGTTGTATACAAGTCTTAATTTAAAACCTTACTGGTATTGTTTAGATACAGCTGCATTAAATAGTTTAGCACCTAGGTGTCATTATTTGCAACAATTAGATCTTTCATGGTgtggaaattataatatgattaaatatcaagattttatatattttcttcgtatATCTGGAACTGTTTTGACACATTTAAGACTAAATTGCTGTCAATTTGTAAatgattctattattcttgaaatttcgaaagtatgtaagaatttaaaag aattatgttTGTGTAATTGTATGGGCATAACGAATGAAGGATTTTCAAagctcgaaaatttaaaatatctagaaCGTTTAGATCTTTACAGAACAAGCATAGAAACTTCTACATTatgttctattttaaaaagaaatactcaAATGCGTCACTTAAATTTAGCAGGAATGCATGACCgtttaaatatagatgaagTTGCTGTTGAGTTAGGAAATTCTTGTCCATATTTAGAAAGTGTAGATTTTTGGAAAGCACAAACTTTAACTCCACAGGGAGTTAGAGCTTTAGCTCACTGTACTAAACTTCGAGAAGTGGATTTTGGATGGTG tggTGGTATGGGTGCTCCTGGTGATTCCTTACgagcattattattttcatgtcGCTATCtggaaaaagtatttttagcAGCACTTAGAGGATTAACAGATCGTGATTTAGAACCACTTTTATTATGTCAACGATTACAACAATTGGATTTATTAGGAGCTCGTTCTCTTACTCCTGATATATgttatggaattttattattttgcccTAAATTAGAAATGATTGATCTTAGTTTTTGTGA
- the LOC107998927 gene encoding mitochondrial ribonuclease P protein 1 homolog has protein sequence MYNRFYLNFVTFITKFYSNVSIQHIHKVKISQFKIPMQVHVRNYCKENPSKVICEHYNKLNEEELKTLLEDPKYKAIYDRYNLELEYIKYNTGKVPKTLTSTNWLHLLKSSTKGQRRSYIEFLWKIEMKQKNRLEKKLLQNEKEKEVKTDDRYGIGNSLFFRIRDKTMNEFYNSKLISAMLHEPIIVYDLGYDEYMEPFERENCAKQLLLSFSTNRIHEEPFNLYFCNVNNNSSIMQKLHKLIPQIYEPHFPLNITSKSYLEIFDKKQLVYLTPNAKTVLKKFDPNLIYIIGGIVDKKNSKPYSFQKANKEGIKMMKLPLSETLEWGTGSSKNLPINQVLSVMLELKRTKDWNTALNVIPKRKLKQNRDEEQRKRETMLLNYT, from the exons atgtataatcgattttatttaaattttgttacttttataactaaattttattctaatgttTCTATTCAACATATacataaagttaaaatttcacaatttaaaattcctaTGCAAGTACATGTACgaaattattgtaaagaaaATCCAAGTAAAGTGATATGTGaacattataacaaattaaatgaagaagaattaaaaacacTTCTAGAAGATCCAAAATATAAAGCTATTTAcgatagatataatttagaattggAATACATAAAGTATAATACAGGAAAAGTACCTAAAACATTAACATCAACTAATTGGTTACATTTACTAAAATCATCAACAAAAGGACAAAGAAG atcttatatagaatttctttggaaaatagaaatgaaacaaaaaaatcgactagaaaaaaagttattacaaaatgaaaaagaaaaagaagttaaaACGGATGATCGATATGGAATAggcaattcattattttttcgcaTACGTGACAAAACAATGAATGAGTTTTATAATAGCAAGTTGATAAGTGCTATGTTACATGAACCAATAATAGTATATGATCTTGGATATGATGAATATATGGAACCATTTGAACGAGAAAATTGtgcaaaacaattattattatctttctcaACAAATCGAATACATGAGGAaccttttaatctttatttttgtaatgtgAACAATAATAGTTCTATTAtgcaaaaattgcataaattaatACCACAGATATATGAACCACATTTtccattaaatattacttcaaaatcttatttagaaatatttgataaaaagcaATTGGTATATCTTACTCCTAATGCTAAaacagttttaaaaaaatttgatccaaatctaatatatataattggtgGAATAGTAGATAAG aaaaatagtaaaccatattcatttcaaaaagcTAATAAAGAAGGTATTAAAATGATGAAGTTACCCTTAAGTGAGACGTTAGAATGGGGAACAGGATCTTCAAAAAATCTTCCTATCAATCAAGTTCTTTCTGTCATGTTAGAATTAAAACGGACTAAGGATTGGAACACAGCATTAAATGTTATACCTAAACGGAAATTAAAGCAAAACAGAGATGaggaacaaagaaaaagagaaacaatgttattaaattatacatag
- the LOC107998928 gene encoding peroxiredoxin-6, which produces MVLLGETFPNFVANSQMGPINFHDWLDNSWGILFSHPNDFTPVCTTELARVLKLMPEFEKLGVKVIALSCNSVDSHRKWIEDIKAYAGMTDKEFPYPIIEDETRKLATLLGMLDPLEVDNNGIPMTARAVFIIDPAKKMRLSILYPATTGRNFDEILRVIESLQLTEKHKVATPVDWKIGEEVMIQPIVSDEEAKKLYNNIKFVSLPSGKSYVRIVSQPL; this is translated from the exons ATGGTTTTATTAGGTGAAACATTTCCAAATTTTGTAGCAAATAGTCAAATGGGTCCAATTAACTTTCATGATTGGCTAGATAATTC atGGGGTATTCTATTTTCGCATCCAAATGATTTTACACCAGTTTGTACAACTGAGTTAGCTcgagtattaaaattaatgcctgaatttgaaaaattaggaGTGAAAGTTATTGCACTATCGTGTAATTCAGTCGATTCTCATCGTAAATGGATTGAA gatATAAAAGCTTATGCCGGAATGACTGATAAAGAATTTCCTTATCCAATAATAGAAGATGAAACACGAAAACTTGCAACATTGTTGGGAATGTTAGATCCTTTAGAAGTTGATAATAATGGTATACCTATGACTGCCAGAGcagtatttattattgatcctGCTAAAAAAATGCGATTATCGATCTTATATCCTGCTACTACTGGAAGAAATTttga TGAAATTTTGCGAGTCATTGAATCACTACAATTAACTGAGAAGCATAAAGTAGCAACTCCAGTTGATTGGAAg ATAGGTGAAGAAGTAATGATTCAACCTATTGTTTCCGATGAAGAAGCAAAAAAGttgtataacaatattaaatttgtatcattACCATCAGGTAAATCTTACGTGCGCATTGTATCGCAACCgctgtaa
- the LOC107998926 gene encoding F-box/LRR-repeat protein 4 isoform X3 — protein sequence MPQNNINITSQDYIDLEYYQEVYPIRISIYETYNPGSVIGIWAQNSEGKWYQLWNGFPQVVPHKPRIFSPYLQLCNFKTKVIRLEFNHTLLDYYTELDAVLLIGTSELIVPNNLHNQNLNDLSQELGYLKQSDDDIYNLTPDYLKANQDLIILKKTLSKHCKLFKSKVIDNVSKGKLISKIGQHYQSVPPIEEAFNSLQQFLQEDFPKLIRDIHHSIPNTTEQNNSVQKKFLVSSTDFENQSYCNFSILPDETVLKILKNLDLRSLCCLCRVNKHFNNIARDALLYTSLNLKPYWYCLDTAALNSLAPRCHYLQQLDLSWCGNYNMIKYQDFIYFLRISGTVLTHLRLNCCQFVNDSIILEISKVCKNLKELCLCNCMGITNEGFSKLENLKYLERLDLYRTSIETSTLCSILKRNTQMRHLNLAGMHDRLNIDEVAVELGNSCPYLESVDFWKAQTLTPQGVRALAHCTKLREVDFGWCGGMGAPGDSLRALLFSCRYLEKVFLAALRGLTDRDLEPLLLCQRLQQLDLLGARSLTPDICYGILLFCPKLEMIDLSFCEGINDFIVQEWRQQYPHVSIKRSFQVISSNII from the exons atgccacagaacaatataaatattactagcCAGGATTATATag atCTAGAATATTATCAAGAGGTATATCCAATTAGAATATCAATATATGAAACTTACAATCCTGGAAGTGTAATTGGGATTTGGGCACAAAATTCCGAAGGCAAGTGGTATCAATTATGGAATGGATTTCCTCAAGTTGTGCCACACAAGCCACGAATATTTTCTCCATATTTGCAGCTATGTAATTTTAAGACAAAAGTAATAAgattagaatttaatcataCTTTATTAGACTATTATACAGAATTAGATGCTGTATTACTTATTGGTACATCAGAATTAATTGTACCTAATAATTTGcacaatcaaaatttaaatgatcttTCACAAGAATTGGGATATCTTAAACAAAGTGATGatgacatttataatttaacacctgattatttaaaagcaaatcaagatttaataattcttaaaaaaacacTTTCTAAACActgtaaactttttaaaag TAAAGTAATAGATAATGTATCCAAGggtaaattaatatctaaaataggTCAACATTATCAATCTGTTCCTCCTATAGAAGAAGCATTCAACAGtttacaacaatttttacaagaagATTTTCCAAAACTTATTAGAGATATTCATCATTCAATACCAAATACTACTGAACAAAATAATTCTGtccagaaaaaatttttagtatcttcaactgattttgaaaatcaatcatattgcaatttttcaatacttccg gatgaaactgtattaaaaattttaaaaaatttagatttaagatCATTATGTTGTTTATGCAgagtaaataaacattttaataacattgcAAGAGATGCTTTGTTGTATACAAGTCTTAATTTAAAACCTTACTGGTATTGTTTAGATACAGCTGCATTAAATAGTTTAGCACCTAGGTGTCATTATTTGCAACAATTAGATCTTTCATGGTgtggaaattataatatgattaaatatcaagattttatatattttcttcgtatATCTGGAACTGTTTTGACACATTTAAGACTAAATTGCTGTCAATTTGTAAatgattctattattcttgaaatttcgaaagtatgtaagaatttaaaag aattatgttTGTGTAATTGTATGGGCATAACGAATGAAGGATTTTCAAagctcgaaaatttaaaatatctagaaCGTTTAGATCTTTACAGAACAAGCATAGAAACTTCTACATTatgttctattttaaaaagaaatactcaAATGCGTCACTTAAATTTAGCAGGAATGCATGACCgtttaaatatagatgaagTTGCTGTTGAGTTAGGAAATTCTTGTCCATATTTAGAAAGTGTAGATTTTTGGAAAGCACAAACTTTAACTCCACAGGGAGTTAGAGCTTTAGCTCACTGTACTAAACTTCGAGAAGTGGATTTTGGATGGTG tggTGGTATGGGTGCTCCTGGTGATTCCTTACgagcattattattttcatgtcGCTATCtggaaaaagtatttttagcAGCACTTAGAGGATTAACAGATCGTGATTTAGAACCACTTTTATTATGTCAACGATTACAACAATTGGATTTATTAGGAGCTCGTTCTCTTACTCCTGATATATgttatggaattttattattttgcccTAAATTAGAAATGATTGATCTTAGTTTTTGTGA